From the Sphingobium sp. RAC03 genome, the window GACCGGATCGCCAGCGTCCGTGTCGCCCATCCGCGCCATGGCGGCGACGGCGCGCTCTATTTGATATTGCGGCGCCGAAAATAGCGTTGTCATCGCAAAGTCGCTGACCCTTTCTTAACCACCGTCCTTCATATCCTTGCCCCCTAAGGCTTCATCGTGGAGCGTGCGCCGGGACAGGGACAGATGATGCGGGGGGTGACGTTAAAAAGCCGCGCTGCTGCGTTCGCCTGCTCCGCAGGTGCGCTTGTCTTCATCCTGTCGCTCATCCTGGGCTATACGCCCGGCCAGCCCGATGACATCGGGCAGATCAGCCGCGCACTGATCATCGCCATATTATGCGGGACGATGAGCTGGGCTTCGGCGCGCCAAACGGTCGCGACCACCGCCACCGCCATCGACATGGCGACCGAACGGCTCGTGTCGGCCGCGCATGGCGACCTGCAATCGCCGGTGCCGGGCGATATCGCGCGCGAAATGCCCGATCTTTCCGTGGCGATGGAAAGCCTGTTCAGCCAGGTGCGGACCAATTTGGATCATGTCCAGACGCTCGCGCTGTTCGACCAGATTACCGGCCTTGCCAATCGCACCAGCTTTTGCCGTCAGGTCGAACGCCATCTCGCCGAGCGGGTGGAAGAGCGCAAGGCCGCTTTGTTCTTCATCGATTTGGACGGGTTCAAGGGCGTCAATGATACGCTGGGCCATGCGGCGGGCGACCAATTGCTGGCGCGGGTCGCGGGGCGGCTGCGCGAAGTGGTGATGGCGCAGGTCGCCGCCGGGTCGGGCGATGCCGTGATCGGGCGGCTGGCGGGTGACGAGTTCACCATGTTCTTCCCCAACCTGCCCGGCCATAGTGCCGCCGCGCGCATTGCCCGCGCGATCCAGTTCGCGCTGGGCGAACGGTTTGACCTCGGCAGTCAGCATGTCGACCTGGGCGCATCGATCGGCATCGCCTGCTACCCCGACCATGGCGAGACGCTGACGGCTTTGCTGCGCGCGGCCGATGTCGCCATGTATCATGCCAAGCATGAAGGGCGCGGCCGTGCGGAAATGTATAGCGCGGAACTGGCGCTGGAGGCATCCGACCGGGCCGACCTGGAACGCGATTTGATGCTGGCGTTGCAGCGTGACGAGTTCATTCTGGAATTTCAGGCGCAGATCGATATTGGCAGCGGCAGCGCGGTGGCGGCCGAGGCGCTGGTGCGCTGGGCGCATCCCGAACGCGACATCCTCATGCCGGGCGCATTCGTCACCGTCGCAGAAGAAAGCGGCGTGATCGTCGCGCTGGGCGACTGGGTGATGGACAGGGTGTGCGAAACCGCCGCGCGCTGGGCAGCGGCGGGCATAAGCCAACGGATCGCCATCAACATCTCCACCCGCGAACTGGGGCAGGCTGATTTCTTCCTGCGCCTGCGCCACGCCATTGCCACCCACCAGACGCCGACGACGATGCTGGAACTGGAGATCAGCGAGTCGCTGGCGATGGAGATGGAGCCGCGCGTGCTGGATCAGTTGGCGGCGCTGCGACGCGACGGGGTGCGGGTGGCGATCGACGATTTCGGCACCGGCTATTCCAACCTGTCGCGGTTGAAGGAATTGCCGGTGGATCGCGTAAAGATCGACCGCAGCCTGGTACGCGACATAGCCACGTCGGCCGAGGCACGGACCATCTGTTCGGCGGTGGTCGGCCTGATCCAGGGGCTGGGCCTGGAAGTGGTGGTCGAGGGGATAGAGAGCGAGGCGCAGATGGACATGCTGCGCGTCATCGGCTGCACGCAGTTTCAGGGCTATCATCTCGCCCGGCCGACGGGCGAACAAGCCTATCTCGACCGTTTCGCCCTGACCGAAAGCCCGGACCGCGTCCTGTTGCTGCGCCAGCCAGAGCCACGCCGGGGCTGATCAGCCCCGCAGCGCGCGCGCGACGATCAGCGCGTAGATGCGCTGCAAATCACGCAAATCCTGCACCGCGACCGCTTCGTCAAGCTTGTGCATCGTCGCATTGTTGAGGCCGAATTCCACCACCGGGCAAAGGCGCGAGAGGAAGCGGGCGTCCGACGTGCCGCCGGTGGTCGACAGGTCGGTGGCAAGGCCGGTGACATCGCGGATCGCGCCGCTGACCAGATCGCTGAACGCACCGGGCGGGGTCAGGAAGGGTTCGCCGCTGATCTTCGCCTCGACCGTGCCGCCCTCAGTCGCGGCGATGGCGGTGATCCGTTCGATCAGCGACGCGCCGCTATGCCGGTCGTTGAAGCGGATCGAAATGCGCGCGGTCGCGAGGCCGGGAATGACATTATGCGCCGGATTGCCGACGTCGAGGTCGGTGATTTCGATATTGCTGGGCTGGAACCAGTCAGTGCCCTCGTCCAGCGTCTCGGCCTCTATCGCGGACAGGATGCGGACCAGCTTCGGGATCGGATTGTCGGCGAGATGGGGATAGGCGACATGGCCCTGACTGCCCGCCACGCTGATCCACATATTGACCGAGCCGCGGCGCCCGACCTTGACCACGTCGCCCAGTTGCGCCGAGCTGGTCGGTTCGCCGACGAGGCAGAGGTCGGGGCGCAGTTCGCGCGCGGCCATCCGCTCCATCAGCGCGAGCGTGCCATGAACGGCCGGGCCTTCCTCATCGCCGGTGATGATCAGGCTGATCGTGCCGGGCAGGTCGTCGGGCAGATCCTGCAGCGCCGCGACGAAGGCGGCGATAGAGCCCTTCATGTCCACCGCGCCGCGGCCGTAGAGCAAATCGCCGCGCTGTTCGGGAACGAACGGGTCGCTGGTCCAGCCCGGCCCCGGCGGCACGACGTCGAGATGCCCGGCAAAGGCGAAATGCTTGCCGCCGCCCGTGGTGCGCCAGGCGAGGAGATTTTCGACCGGGCCATCAGGCGCGTCGCCGGTGACGAAACGATCGACGGTAAAGCCCAGCGGTTCCAGCATAGCCTCAAGCGCTGTAAAGACGGCGCCGGTTGCAGGTGTTACGGAGGGGCAGGCAAGCAGTTGCTCGGCGAGCGCCACGACATCATGATTGGCTCTGGTGCTGGTCATACCAAGGCGTTAGCGAAAGCCGGGCCGCTTGGCCAGCAGGAGGAGACAAGGCCGTGCCCCGGATCGACCTGGATGCCATCGCGCAGACCAATGCCACCGGCTATCCCGCGCGCCATGCCGACATCGTCGCCGGGCGGTGGGTCAGGCGGCTTGGCCCGGCAAGCGATCTCTCCGATTTCGGCGTGAGCCATGTCGTGCTGAAACCCGGCGCGGCGTCGTCCCACCGGCATTGGCATGAGGATGAGGACGAGTTTGTCGTGATGCTGGCGGGGGAAGCTGTCCTAATCGAGGAGGATGGCCGCACATTGATGCGCGCGGGCGACATGGCGGCCTTTCCCAAGGGCGAGCCGAATGGCCATCATCTGGTCAATGAAAGCGACGCCGATTGCGCCTTCCTGGCGTTCGGGCGGCCGCCAACCGGCGATTGCCATTATGCCGACATCGACCTGCGATGGTCGAGCGGTCAATATCGCCACAAGGATGGGAGCGGCTTTTGACGATGCGGATGGATCGGCGCGCGCTGGTGACGGGCATGGGCGCGATGCTGGTGGCGGCCAAGGCACCGCCGGTTGCGCCTTTGCCTGCGACGCTGGTGAAGCCGCCGCGTCTGCGGCCCGGCGATGTCGTCGGGCTGATCGAACCGGCGGGTTTTACCGACGATATGTTCGACCTCGATCTGGTCAAGGAAACGATCGTGGCGATGGGGCTGGTGCCCCGACTTGCGCCGCATCTGGCCGCACGCCATGGCTATCTCGCCGGGACCGACAAGGATCGCGCGGCCGACGTCAATGCGATGTTCGCCGATCCGCAGGTGCGCGCCGTGTTCGCGGTGCGCGGCGGATGGGGCTGCGCGCGCATCCTGCCGCTGCTCGACTTCGCGACGATCCGCGCCAATCCCAAGCTGCTGATCGGCTTTTCGGACATCACCGCGCTGCACATGGCCTTTGCCGCACGGGCGGGTTTCACCACCATCCATGGACCCAATGCGTCGAGCAGTTGGGGGCGCTTTTCCTGGGATGGATTTCGTGCGGTCGCGTTCGACGGGGCGATGCCGACCTTTGCCAATCCGGTCGGCAATGAGGACCGGCTGGTCCCGCGCGCCGGGCGCATCCGCACCTTCCACCCCGGCAAGGCGAGCGGGCGATTGCTGGGCGGCAACCTGACCGTGCTGGCGGCCTTGATGGGAACGGGCTGGCTACCCGATTTCAGCGGCGCGATATTGTTTATCGAGGATATTGGCGAAGCGCCCTATCGCATCGACCGGATGCTGACCCAATTGGCGCTGGGCGGCGTGCTGGGGCGGCTGGCGGGCGTGGTGTTCGGCCAATGTACCGATTGCGGGGCGAGTGGGCCGTCCTATGGTGGGTTTACGCTGTCGGAAGTGTTGCAGCAGCATTTTGGTTCCCTAGGCATACCCGCCTTTCAAGGCGCGCAGTTCGGCCATGTCGCCAACCAGTTCAGCCTGCCGGTGGGCGTGCGGGCGGAGATGGATGCGGACGCCGGGACGATCCGCTTGCTGGAAGCGGCGGTCGCTTAAGGCCGCTCGTCCCAGCGAACCAGCGTGACCGCGCCGTCGGGGCCGATGGCCAGTTCGCCGAATGCCCCGGTGCGCAGCTTGCGCGGGGGCAGGCCTAACGCCAGCAGCGCGAAGCGGGCCGCGCCGTTGGAAGTGACGAGCAGGTCGGCCCCCTCCGCGGCTTGCGCGAAGAAGGCGCGCCAGGCGGCGATGCGAGCTTCGGCATCAACGATCCAGCCATCGGGTGCAATGCCCCGCTCTTCCCATTCCGCCAGCGCCTGCGCCCCGATACGGGCGAGGACGTCGGCTTCGGGGCGGCCTTCGTCGGGGCCATGATCGATCTCGCCCAGCCAGTCGCGCGTGCCATCGAGGCCATGGCCGGTGGCGGCGGCGATCGCAGCGGCGGTCTGGCGGGCGCGGAGGAGTGGGCTGCTGAACAATTGGTGGATGGGGAATGATTGCTGCGCAATCCAGGTGCCCAGACGCTCGGCCTGGGCGTGGCCGCTTTCGACCAATGGGATGTCGGTGCGCGATCCGATGCGGCAGGCCTCAGCGCTGCTTGCGAAAGTGTTGCCGTGGCGGATGATGAAGAGGCGGCGCATCAGAGCGGCGGCGTCGGGTCGCCATGTTCGGCGATCAGTGATTCGACGCGGCTGATATCGGCTTCGGTATCGATGCCCGAACTGTCGAAGGAGGGCGGATC encodes:
- a CDS encoding putative bifunctional diguanylate cyclase/phosphodiesterase, with the protein product MRGVTLKSRAAAFACSAGALVFILSLILGYTPGQPDDIGQISRALIIAILCGTMSWASARQTVATTATAIDMATERLVSAAHGDLQSPVPGDIAREMPDLSVAMESLFSQVRTNLDHVQTLALFDQITGLANRTSFCRQVERHLAERVEERKAALFFIDLDGFKGVNDTLGHAAGDQLLARVAGRLREVVMAQVAAGSGDAVIGRLAGDEFTMFFPNLPGHSAAARIARAIQFALGERFDLGSQHVDLGASIGIACYPDHGETLTALLRAADVAMYHAKHEGRGRAEMYSAELALEASDRADLERDLMLALQRDEFILEFQAQIDIGSGSAVAAEALVRWAHPERDILMPGAFVTVAEESGVIVALGDWVMDRVCETAARWAAAGISQRIAINISTRELGQADFFLRLRHAIATHQTPTTMLELEISESLAMEMEPRVLDQLAALRRDGVRVAIDDFGTGYSNLSRLKELPVDRVKIDRSLVRDIATSAEARTICSAVVGLIQGLGLEVVVEGIESEAQMDMLRVIGCTQFQGYHLARPTGEQAYLDRFALTESPDRVLLLRQPEPRRG
- the dapE gene encoding succinyl-diaminopimelate desuccinylase, with translation MTSTRANHDVVALAEQLLACPSVTPATGAVFTALEAMLEPLGFTVDRFVTGDAPDGPVENLLAWRTTGGGKHFAFAGHLDVVPPGPGWTSDPFVPEQRGDLLYGRGAVDMKGSIAAFVAALQDLPDDLPGTISLIITGDEEGPAVHGTLALMERMAARELRPDLCLVGEPTSSAQLGDVVKVGRRGSVNMWISVAGSQGHVAYPHLADNPIPKLVRILSAIEAETLDEGTDWFQPSNIEITDLDVGNPAHNVIPGLATARISIRFNDRHSGASLIERITAIAATEGGTVEAKISGEPFLTPPGAFSDLVSGAIRDVTGLATDLSTTGGTSDARFLSRLCPVVEFGLNNATMHKLDEAVAVQDLRDLQRIYALIVARALRG
- a CDS encoding histidine phosphatase family protein, which gives rise to MRRLFIIRHGNTFASSAEACRIGSRTDIPLVESGHAQAERLGTWIAQQSFPIHQLFSSPLLRARQTAAAIAAATGHGLDGTRDWLGEIDHGPDEGRPEADVLARIGAQALAEWEERGIAPDGWIVDAEARIAAWRAFFAQAAEGADLLVTSNGAARFALLALGLPPRKLRTGAFGELAIGPDGAVTLVRWDERP
- a CDS encoding cupin domain-containing protein encodes the protein MPRIDLDAIAQTNATGYPARHADIVAGRWVRRLGPASDLSDFGVSHVVLKPGAASSHRHWHEDEDEFVVMLAGEAVLIEEDGRTLMRAGDMAAFPKGEPNGHHLVNESDADCAFLAFGRPPTGDCHYADIDLRWSSGQYRHKDGSGF
- a CDS encoding S66 peptidase family protein, whose protein sequence is MRMDRRALVTGMGAMLVAAKAPPVAPLPATLVKPPRLRPGDVVGLIEPAGFTDDMFDLDLVKETIVAMGLVPRLAPHLAARHGYLAGTDKDRAADVNAMFADPQVRAVFAVRGGWGCARILPLLDFATIRANPKLLIGFSDITALHMAFAARAGFTTIHGPNASSSWGRFSWDGFRAVAFDGAMPTFANPVGNEDRLVPRAGRIRTFHPGKASGRLLGGNLTVLAALMGTGWLPDFSGAILFIEDIGEAPYRIDRMLTQLALGGVLGRLAGVVFGQCTDCGASGPSYGGFTLSEVLQQHFGSLGIPAFQGAQFGHVANQFSLPVGVRAEMDADAGTIRLLEAAVA